GCTTGATAACGCATTATGTATCAACGACTGTCCCTGGTATTCATCGTCGTCGGCCTGGTCCTTCGCTTCTGGCACTTCCTGCGCTGCCCGTCAGTCTGGCACGATGAAGCGGCCTTGATCGTGAACGTTATCGATCTGGACTATCGCCAACTGCTCGGACCCCTGCTGCATCATGAAGCCGGCCCCCCCCTGTTTCTTTGGATCGAACACTTCATGGTGGAGATGTTTGGGGATAACATCTGGTCGCTGCGCTTTCCCTCCTTCCTGGTCAGTTGCCTATCGCTGGTTCTCTTCTGGGATCTTGCCCGAAGAACTTTAAGCGAACGGGCAGTACCTTGGGCCGTGTTTCTATTCGCACTCTCCGATCGGCTGCTCTGGCATGCCACGGAAGCCAAGCCATACGCCTTCGATGTGTTCGTGGCTGTGCTGCTCGCGCAAGGTTTCCTGCGCACCCGTAACTGGGCTATCACACCGCAGTGCCTGTTCTGGATTCCGATACTCCCTATCTGCATCTGGCTCTCCTATCCCGCTTGCTTTCTCAGTGGCGGTATTATCCTGGGTGTGTTCCTCCGCTCTTTCGATCCTTCCCAAAAAATCCATCTGTTGAAACTGCTTCGACAACCGGGCCTCTGGCTGCTGGTACTCGCCGTCGGCGTCAGCTTTCTGGCACTCGCGCTGGGCCCAGCGAAAGCACAACGCGATGGAGCTATGGAATCCTGCTGGACCAACCACTTCCCGAATTGGTCCAAGCCGTGGCGCTTTATCGACTGGACGATCTTCTCGACCTTCGAAGTCATCCGCTACAACGTCGTGACGCTCGGTATCGGACAGGCCTTCGTGGTGTTGCTGGCCGTCGGCGCCTACCACACCTGGAAAACTCGCAGCGAGAAAATCTGGCTGGTGGTACTGCTCAGCCCGATGCTGCTGGTCTATCTGGCCTCCTGCCTGCATAAATATCCGTTCGGCGGCTCGCGCGTCGAAGTCTTTCTGGCCCCCGCACTCATGTGGGTGATCGCCGCGGCCATACCACCCGCTTACGACTGGTTGAAAAATCGCGGTCGCTATCAGCCGCTTGTGCTCGCGGTCTTGCTTTGTGCGCCCGTGCTCCAAACCGGGTTTCGAGCGGCGGTCGACTGGCCGCGAGCCGATTGCGCCACCGCTTCCGACTATGTTTTGAATCATTGCGAAACTCATGAAGCCCTTTTGATCAACCACTGGGAGTTCGAATACTACCTGCGTAATGCGTCGAGCAAACCGATCTATCTGGAGAACCTGAAGGACCATCCCGAACAGTGCTGGGTGCTGATCGTCGGCGACAAATCGGAAGAGCGGGAACATGATATTTCGACCTGGATCAAAAATGCCTTAGTTTTGGAAAAGAAAGAGTTTTTCCGAGCGATTGTGCTTCGGGTTCGATTCGAAAGCGGGGCCGTGAGCGCCCCGTTATCGGCCGACTGAAACAGCTAGAGGATTCATCATGAGCATGGCCAAAGAGTTCAAAGATTTCATCAACCGCGGCAACGTGGTCGATCTGGCAGTCGGTATCGTGATGGGGGCGGCGTTCGGAGCCATCGTTAAATCATTCGTCGACGATATCATCATGCCTCCGATCGGCTCGATTATTAGTGGGGTCGATTTTAGTTCGTTGAAGATCCAACTCGGCGGACCAGACGGCAAAGCTTCGATCAAGTATGGAGCTTTTCTGCAAGCGATTATCAATTTTCTCATCATCGCTTTTTGTGTCTTCCAAGTTGTGAAAGTGATGAACAAGCTGAAGGGGCCGCCGCCGGCACCCAAGAAGCCTGAACCGACGCCGACGGAATTGCT
The genomic region above belongs to Telmatocola sphagniphila and contains:
- a CDS encoding glycosyltransferase family 39 protein is translated as MYQRLSLVFIVVGLVLRFWHFLRCPSVWHDEAALIVNVIDLDYRQLLGPLLHHEAGPPLFLWIEHFMVEMFGDNIWSLRFPSFLVSCLSLVLFWDLARRTLSERAVPWAVFLFALSDRLLWHATEAKPYAFDVFVAVLLAQGFLRTRNWAITPQCLFWIPILPICIWLSYPACFLSGGIILGVFLRSFDPSQKIHLLKLLRQPGLWLLVLAVGVSFLALALGPAKAQRDGAMESCWTNHFPNWSKPWRFIDWTIFSTFEVIRYNVVTLGIGQAFVVLLAVGAYHTWKTRSEKIWLVVLLSPMLLVYLASCLHKYPFGGSRVEVFLAPALMWVIAAAIPPAYDWLKNRGRYQPLVLAVLLCAPVLQTGFRAAVDWPRADCATASDYVLNHCETHEALLINHWEFEYYLRNASSKPIYLENLKDHPEQCWVLIVGDKSEEREHDISTWIKNALVLEKKEFFRAIVLRVRFESGAVSAPLSAD
- the mscL gene encoding large-conductance mechanosensitive channel protein MscL, with the protein product MSMAKEFKDFINRGNVVDLAVGIVMGAAFGAIVKSFVDDIIMPPIGSIISGVDFSSLKIQLGGPDGKASIKYGAFLQAIINFLIIAFCVFQVVKVMNKLKGPPPAPKKPEPTPTELLLTEIRDELKKK